The window ttaaacactaaacaaattataaattctcCTCCTGGTCTTTTAATCAACTTTATAACAAGAAagataaaattgaataattaaatttccttaacaTAAAtcattacaaataaattttcattttctttggGCAGTACTAGAATGAGTAATATGAGAATTCTGGTACTGTCCAGCCGGGGCAAACTGCCCCAAATTACTATAAGTAGTTTGCACAAATGCCCCATTATTTTTCCTTGCTGGCACGTCGTTTTTATTCTCATACGGATACTCCTGGGTGATCGGACATAAGCAAGGCACCAATTGGACATTTTGCACCGAAGCTGGAGACAATTGCGCCGGAAGAGGCACTGGAAACGGTACCGTATAAATCGGCGGGGCAGAAGGCATGTACTGCTTGTAGTTATTAAAAGAATCCGAATAAAGCAGTCTAGGGCTTctgaaataacataaaaaataaaatgtaaacatcatcgtcattaaaaaaaaaaaaacccaagccCATCATCgtaataaaattagaaagtaattttttgtttgttcaaTATTAAAACGACGACAATGACTTGTCGGCCCTTAAATAAACTCTGGGGCTCCACTTCGGAAGCGCACCACGATGATCCAGCGCTATTTGGAGCCACGaacgaattaattttttaaattgccgtTTTGTATCGGCCCACGAGATggaaacaataaattaataaataaatcggGTGGTCGGTCGAGTACTTACGGTTCGGATTTCGGTACTTCTGGGACCGACGAGGAGAACCAAAAGGCCGAGGAGTACGAGATGCTTCCCATAAGGCTGGTCAGGAACATCTAGAAATTAAGGGATTCGTTTAATTTATGTGTGTGTGTTTTTTGTACCGgagttttttttgcataataagTTTCTTTGTCAAAAAGAAAAGATGACATaggaattttttcttatttatcgTGCAGGATTTATGGCACTGAAATtggtttttatgaaaaaaagtaggtaaaaagtTCACTGTTTGGTTTTCAACCAGATTTTATGCGCTCATTGCACTTTGAAGCGTGATGAACTGTAATTTTTATTACGTACTTAAAAATTCTatcaataatagaaaatattttctaccgACAATCTACAGacgctaaaaaatattttatcacgaTCTTCGAAGATTTTTGCTTTTCAGAAGGATTTTCATGTTGAAAAGGGGATCAACAGTGAATTTTTTGAGCTTCTTCCAGCATTTCACGCATTCATTATAATTTTCTCaatacttatatttatttccatagacttatacaaataagtatcggatgatgtcaaaaaataaaactataagatctaaacatacaacttttaaaaagccttatgaaaaaacaataaagaatcTACAATTAGGTAAAAACTTagaatataa is drawn from Anthonomus grandis grandis chromosome 1, icAntGran1.3, whole genome shotgun sequence and contains these coding sequences:
- the LOC126737470 gene encoding uncharacterized protein LOC126737470, which translates into the protein MKGNASRIMMFLTSLMGSISYSSAFWFSSSVPEVPKSEPSPRLLYSDSFNNYKQYMPSAPPIYTVPFPVPLPAQLSPASVQNVQLVPCLCPITQEYPYENKNDVPARKNNGAFVQTTYSNLGQFAPAGQYQNSHITHSSTAQRK